The sequence ttttttctcttttatgATAACACTTCAATAATATTTTGTCACCTACAATCTTTTTAGTATCACCAGATATTCATACGACTTTTGCTGACAacaaaaggcaaacgacaaaagcAACAGGATCACAAgcgacaacagcaacaacaacactaaaTACAATGCGTACAATCAAAACGCTTGAAAGCATTGGTTTTATTGACGCCAATAGGTATAATGCTAACAAATATAaccacagcagcaacaacaacaacaacaatgttaaCAGCTACAATATAAGTATGGATGTTGTGTACAGCATTAggggcaacaacaacaaaaatagtagTATGAATGTTAAAAAGAATAACCTTAAAAGCAAAAGGACAAACATTGATATTCCAATTGATGGCGCATGGAGTGAACGGCTGAAAGAGGAACTGGAACATATTGAGCAGTTCGAGTTATTGGAGCAAAGCAAAGAACGTAGGGCGGAACACGACGCCGAACATATGCTTTCCACACCTCAAACGATGACAATAATAGTTGAAGAACCAACAATGATAAAACACGCAACAACTACAATTGCCACAAGTAAGCCAACTACTGCAATTACAatgacaacaacagcaacaaatgtAATCCATACGCACAGTGATAGCGCAATAAAGATGCCGACGCCTGCCAACTCAGCCAATATAAATGTCAACGGCATAAAGAAAGACTCAATGATATATAAGCAAATGTCGTCCTGCAAACAACATGAGCAACAAAAGCAAGAACCAGCGAAAGAAAAAAGAACACAACAACATTGGCCAAATTGGCAGGAAGAACGACAACGACAACAGAGGCTGCAACGGCAATCAAAAGCTCAGTCAACTTGGAGCAGTAGAAAAGAGCAAAAATCACAAACGAACGTTGCCATAAGTGGTTTAGGTAGcaaaacagtaacaacaacaacaacaacagcgccaATGAATACTGATGCGAGGCTTACGAAAGCGACTTTGCAAATGCAAATGGCaatcaacagcagcaacaacagcacacTGAATTTTTATAGCAACACAGCAAATAAAACGTTGATACAAACAACAACAGTCCCAACAATGCTTACAACAGCGTCAAACGCAACAATAACAACTActacaacaaaaaagtcacaatcACAGTCATTTATAAATATTTCATATTACAAAACTGCCAcaaacaacaatggcaacaacATCAAATCAAAAGTAGCGCAGGAAGCGGATGTGAAAATGGTTGTGGCTGGCTTAGAAACAACAGCAGCAGTGGAAGTGGATATGGAAATGGAAGTGGATCGTCAATATCaacacaaattttcatcctcatACTTAGATGAAaatgaaagcaacaataaaaccaacaacaaacataatagCGTTGATGTAGAACACAATTATGCGCTACGATGGCAGGAGACGCCGACGGCGTTACCTCTGGCACTACTACATACACAACATAGCAATCGTTGGACGCGACAGCTGCCTGCAGATGAAGAGGAGCCGGTAGACAAATGCCGTCAATTTATTGAGGGCGAAGGAGAGAAAAATGAATTCTACAGTCCTGATTATCCAAACGATTACCCAAAGAATATCAACTGTACAAGAAAAATTATAGGTGAGTCGTGAATGAAAGTTGAATGTTCATTATTGTAGCTACATATATGTGAATGTATATTAGAGCGTTtcaggaaaataatttttttttttctccggGTAGGTCAAATTCTTTATATAACATAGCATAAACAACGTGACCCTGGTGTACTATGCAAAGAGTTGGATGTATTTATGTTACCATTGCTTGTACTTTTAGGGTCAGTTCGAAGTATTTAGCTTCTCAGTTGTCGATTTGGCCTAAACTACATATCCTCACTTAATTCTCttttacgaaatatgaaaaatatttaagataGAGCAAATCGTAAAAAACAGGGTTTTTCTATGATGTCATTTCTTGCCGAATTTGGTTTGGAAACACTCCCTATTTTCTTGTTTCTCTATATTTCTCTTACATGCTTTTTTGGAACAAGAgagtggtttaaaaaaaaaagtttattttctcAATGACTTATtgttttatagcaaaaaaaactgttttttagaacgaagaaaattttttaaagctaaCAAGCTTTAGAACGTTCTTTTTTTCATAATGACTTTTTTTTATGCTCTCTCGTTTCCTTAATTATTTCTggatcgaaccttgaatcatttatcaataggccgataaaaacaaaaacaattgttaataaaccatgagcacttgggaatgtcaaacaaagtaattgacaataaacaaaaatccagcattatcagtgatttgcaccagatggcgcaacactgaataaatatatttggtaaaaaggaatagaagtagcaaatttgaaATTCAAACAAACCagcgctgtatagctaaatggttagcgcagcatgcctaaagcgtactgatgatgaaggcttagcacccttcgaaattgatctatctgcgcagctatggcaggttgtctgaaaagttttctacttaatattccaaaaacaaaatacaatttttcaaatttagaaaaattaaaaaataacaataattatcattagaaaaaaattattgttctggccttgaactcgaatcgaaccttgaatcatttatcaataggccgataaaaacaattgttaattatTTCTCAATtactaactttttctttaaaaagattttttagaACAAGGAAaggtttttaaaacaaaatagtttttttttctttggtgtATTATTTCATTACAAACGTCTTTTTTTAGAAGAAAACAAGTTTTTAAGGATAAAAACGGTTTTTCCTTTATGATATACTTTTtcttaataatatatttttagaaaaaaaaagatttcctagcgcaaaatatatattttagaacAAAGTTCTTAGAACAAAAGAATTTTTTGCTAAACTACCATTTTTTACCTAAAACAGATTGCTTAAAGCAATAAAAAATGTTTCAGAAAAAAAGTTTCGTTTTCAATAATCTATTTTACTATAAAACAATGTTTTGAAACGGAGAAAGATGTATCTactaaaaacgtttttttttttttttcaaatgtattttttcttgaaaatgattttttataacaaagaaatagttgaaatgaaataaaaaatgtttaaagcaaACAACTTTATaaccttttttctaaaaaaacgatttttaagaacaaaaaaaaatgtttaaagcaaagacgtttttttaactatttttttcttaaaaaataaatttctgaaaaaaaaggtTTGTGAACGAAAAAAATGGTTATACTGTAAGATAAATTGTTTTCTTTAAAGCGATATTTAAGAGCAAGAAATGATTTTCTAGAACAAAAACTAATGTTACCTCTTTgatgttttttgtttaaaaacaaaaatacattatttagaacaaaaaaatttagaacaatgatctatatatttaaaaaattttttaatactaGCAACGATTTTTTAGAACAAAAAAATATCTCCATGATCTATTACTTTAAAGGAACTAAGGGTATGTTTTTCTCtatgatcatttttttttttttttttttttttgacaaaatgaTATGTTGGAACAAAAAAAGGCTCCTTGGagcaataaatatttatttagaataaaataaatttattagaaaaaaaaatttactcaatgactaattttttcttaaaaaagatttttagtaCAAAATTATTCGGCATCTGAGCTGAGCGTGTCTGGAAAATCAAAACTTTCAATAAGGGCCTAATCATATTTATCCAAGACGTGGATAGTACAGATCGATGCGTGTCAGTGTCATTAACCCAATTTCCCGAGTACCTTTCCGTACATATTCGTGCTTTGGATGAGGtgtgaaaaatatttgtattatttCTACGCATAAATTTGATCGAAAAATGATATATACCAACTCGGTTTGTGTTTGATAAATAGCAAAGGATACAATACATCCAAAAAAATGCACGTTGCTCAAAAACCTAGTCACTTGCATGCCCCGCGCATGTAGAGGAAATCCCGACCCCGTCCCGGACATATTTGAATGTTTGCTTTAATAAGTACTTAATAAAAGTTTCATATCCTCTTTATGACCTAGGGCCTTGTCTTCTTCTAATATGTAAGATATTGATCGAATTTGTAAGTCCATTTTAGTGCAGAGTCCTTTGGTTTTCAGCAGAGCCAAGCTCCATATGTATCCCAGCCAGCTATCCCCTCTTCGTTTTTACTGCTCCAACTGAAGTCATTCTATGGGATTCCTCTGCGTTCGTTGTATACTCTGAGTGACTGATTTGTTAATATCGCTATCAGTAGACGTAGGAAAATACGGTTAAGATTATTCATTAACGCAATTCGGCTCTCATTGATGCGGGGCAAATTGTATGTGAACAGCTCCCAAATGGGCGCCAGTGCTCGACTGGTATAAGTTTTCGTAGCACAAGCAGACAGGAGAAAGTATTTGCACGCAGCTGGAAGAGGAGCTATCTCACTCAGCTGTTTTAGCATGGTTGTTTTATAAAAATTCCGTTCGCTGGCATCACAGTTCCCAGGTAAACTACTATGATTTGGGCGCCATATAATTCAAAGCAAGGGGCATTTGATTTACCTACCGTTTGCAATCCATTTCCAACTTAAACTAAGCACTCCCGCCCTGGGGGGCTTTGAACGCTGCTTTATTATAGTATTAAGTTGCTTCGAATATGGAATTATTAGATCAAACTAGGTTCCTGCCTACCgtgccatttttttaaatttaggatGAAAAATATGGTCGAAACAGCGAAACTAAACAGCCCAGGCGCTATGGGctgtctttttttctttttacaaccACAAAACCACTATACGACGGCTAAGAGTTCGACAGATATGTGCAGCTTCCTGTCCGATAGGAATCTGGTATCAGCGCAAGAGCCGCGGaatcgtttttgttttattttttttttgatctctcTTACTGGTTGTCTCACCAGATTTATCTATTGCCATCTAACCCGAAGGAGATTGGTACTGAGAAAAAATTTCCTCCCTGCTCGGGCGCCTTTTGTTTTCATATCGTTCAATTCGTTCATCATCCTGCTGGTATTGACATCATTGCCCTTAATAAGCGCATGTTAGAGCTACCTTCAATGGCCTGGATGAGAGGGCATATGATTTCCA is a genomic window of Eurosta solidaginis isolate ZX-2024a chromosome 4, ASM4086904v1, whole genome shotgun sequence containing:
- the Neto gene encoding uncharacterized protein Neto isoform X4, translated to MMKHQGSSYCYCWFTLILVATGIVLVSPDIHTTFADNKRQTTKATGSQATTATTTLNTMRTIKTLESIGFIDANRYNANKYNHSSNNNNNNVNSYNISMDVVYSIRGNNNKNSSMNVKKNNLKSKRTNIDIPIDGAWSERLKEELEHIEQFELLEQSKERRAEHDAEHMLSTPQTMTIIVEEPTMIKHATTTIATSKPTTAITMTTTATNVIHTHSDSAIKMPTPANSANINVNGIKKDSMIYKQMSSCKQHEQQKQEPAKEKRTQQHWPNWQEERQRQQRLQRQSKAQSTWSSRKEQKSQTNVAISGLGSKTVTTTTTTAPMNTDARLTKATLQMQMAINSSNNSTLNFYSNTANKTLIQTTTVPTMLTTASNATITTTTTKKSQSQSFINISYYKTATNNNGNNIKSKVAQEADVKMVVAGLETTAAVEVDMEMEVDRQYQHKFSSSYLDENESNNKTNNKHNSVDVEHNYALRWQETPTALPLALLHTQHSNRWTRQLPADEEEPVDKCRQFIEGEGEKNEFYSPDYPNDYPKNINCTRKIIAPRGQIIRLDFRNSFHIEAKEDCKFDFLEIRDGQYGFSPLIGKFCGTDFPPEITSKERYLWLHFHSDESIEYSGFTAVYEFIDRSKEAPTTDLNCTIEKDGFEGFVNSSDVPYDIRETVIRTKIPLDCIWRIQVQDNWKIQVKFLDFKLSKPNDCDTNFLDIFPEKTVMPLRLKNFCGSAGEGITSESNVLNLRFFAEPAAINSTFAILYTAFRDRGAACTEDEYDCEDATCISQELKCNQRDNCKFRWDEEGCDKQSSEQSEHMIIIMIVFGLILGGMIVTFLVNCIRKIMHDQKIIREHIRQSKESKLNELGRNSKARSRDNLTSTMTRPKHSQTSLHILDDTSNRYYREIVPMSHTSSKIDLKEREHSILRHRNDMIVQTSFCSGGDDNSSEATIEAQHQAASAITSNACDMGCQTRYLSRLTAHLQVPSNELPNTAEENNNESINKE